TCAGGCGGCCCGCGCCGCGATAAACGCCTTGATCGCGTCGGGGGTGGCCTCGATTTTGTGTTTGTCCAACGGACGGGCCTTGAGCGCCTCCAGCGACGGATGCCGGGGCTCCACGCCGACCGCCTCGCGAATCGTGTCGGGAAACTTCGCCGGGCTCGCCGTCGCCAGCACCACGCTCGGGCGGCCCGGGTCCGGGTCCTTGAGGGCGCAGGCCGTGTGCGGATCGACGATGTATCCGTATTTCTCATACACGCGCCTGATGATGCCGGGGATCTCGGCGTCGTCGCAGCGCGAGGCGCTGAACGTGTCGCGGTTGAAGTTCTCGAACACGTAGCGGCCGGCGGCCTTGAAGGTCCGCATGACCTCGCGCACGCGGGCGGCGTCGCGGCCGAGGCTGTAGTAGAGGAAGCGCTCGAAGTTGCTCGACACCTGGATGTCCATCGACGGCGCGAGGCTCGGGCGCACGCCGGTCACGCGGTATTCGCCGGTCGTGAAGAGGCGGTGCAGGATGTCGTTCTGGTTGGTGGCGACCTTGAAACCGCGCAGCGGCACGCCCATTTTCTGGAGCATCCAGCCCGCGAGCACGTTGCCGAAATTGCCCGTCGGCACGACAAACTCCGCCCCGGCGCGCGCGTCCGGCGGCAGGCGCAGCCATGCGGACAAATAATAAACGCATTGCGCGAGGATGCGCGCGAGGTTGATGGAGTTGACCGCGGACAGGTGGTGGCGCGCGCGGAACGACTGGTCGCCAAACACGTCCTTCAGCGCCGCCTGCGCGTCGTCGAAGGTGCCGTCGATGGCGAGCGCGAAGACATTTTCCGCGCCGGTGCACGCCATCTGGCGCTCCTGCAACGGCGAGGTGCGCCCGTCCGGGTAAAGGATGAAAATCGCGGTGCCGGGCTTGCCGAGCAAGCCGTGGATGGCGGCCGAGCCGGTGTCGCCGGAGGTCGCCCCGAGGACATTGATGGACTCGCCGCGCACGGCGCACTGGTGCTCGTAGAGGTTGCCGAGAAGCTGGAGCGCGAAGTCCTTGAACGCGAGCGTGGGGCCGTGGAACAATTCGAGCACGTGCAGGCGGTCGTCGAGTTTGCGCAGCGGCGCGATGTCGGGCGCGTCGAAACGCGTGTAGGACTTTTGTATGATGGCGCGCAGCGTGTCGGCGGGAATGTCGGTCGCGAAATGCCGCAGGAACTCGAAACAAAGCCCGGCGTAGTCGTTTTTCAGCGCCTCGAACCGCGCGAGCGCCCCGGCATCAAACGCGGGAAGCGTCTCGGGCACGAACAACCCGCCGTCCGGCGCGAGGCCGACGGCGACGGCATCCGAAAACGAGTGGGGCGCGGTCTGCCCGCGGGTGGAGATGAAACGCATGGGAAAACAAAAGCATCTAGCG
This genomic stretch from Termitidicoccus mucosus harbors:
- the thrC gene encoding threonine synthase; its protein translation is MRFISTRGQTAPHSFSDAVAVGLAPDGGLFVPETLPAFDAGALARFEALKNDYAGLCFEFLRHFATDIPADTLRAIIQKSYTRFDAPDIAPLRKLDDRLHVLELFHGPTLAFKDFALQLLGNLYEHQCAVRGESINVLGATSGDTGSAAIHGLLGKPGTAIFILYPDGRTSPLQERQMACTGAENVFALAIDGTFDDAQAALKDVFGDQSFRARHHLSAVNSINLARILAQCVYYLSAWLRLPPDARAGAEFVVPTGNFGNVLAGWMLQKMGVPLRGFKVATNQNDILHRLFTTGEYRVTGVRPSLAPSMDIQVSSNFERFLYYSLGRDAARVREVMRTFKAAGRYVFENFNRDTFSASRCDDAEIPGIIRRVYEKYGYIVDPHTACALKDPDPGRPSVVLATASPAKFPDTIREAVGVEPRHPSLEALKARPLDKHKIEATPDAIKAFIAARAA